One window of Homalodisca vitripennis isolate AUS2020 unplaced genomic scaffold, UT_GWSS_2.1 ScUCBcl_2850;HRSCAF=7972, whole genome shotgun sequence genomic DNA carries:
- the LOC124372287 gene encoding uncharacterized protein LOC124372287: MKLNSKKLKQALERRKEKPQNASSNVVLQALQSCPPEKVEIKVEVSEYYVKTIASQPEEENTVFVEKQLLTYPSKKNDFRIMNLVPMKECDYPKEDVADNQLGETEEMHIVDFSELASSSFNPLKRLDGLTDSKVSSTTSKHITRPVFKVCQLCENQCFSTYKDLMDHYKSRHHVSSVPPPAKSVTTPPTNVTFKKRFRMLKKSKDTSSSSPDGQDVFPYYFIEEHS, translated from the exons ATGAAATTAAACTCAAAGAAGTTAAAACAGGCTCTGGAGAGAAGGAAGGAAAAGCCCCAGAATGCATCAAGCAATGTAGTATTACAGGCACTACAATCCTGTCCGCCAGAAAAG GTGGAAATAAAAGTAGAAGTTAGCGAGTACTATGTCAAGACTATTGCATCACAACCTGAGGAAGAAAACACAGTATTTGTTGAGAAACAACTTTTAACATACCCTAGCAAGAAGAATGACTTCCGTATAATGAATTTGGTTCCT ATGAAAGAATGTGACTATCCCAAAGAAGACGTGGCAGACAATCAACTTGGTGAGACAGAGGAGATGCACATCGTTGACTTCAGTGAACTGGCTAGCAGTTCTTTCAATCCGTTGAAGAGACTTGATGGATTAACGGACTCAAAGGTTTCAAGTACCACGAGTAAACATATAACACGTCCTGTTTTTAAAGTCTGTCAACTCTGTGAAAATCAGTGCTTTTCAACTTACAAAGACTTAATGGACCATTATAAATCAAGACATCATGTTT cgtCTGTACCACCTCCAGCAAAATCTGTAACAACTCCACCAACAAATGTGACCTTTAAAAAGCGTTTTCGTATGTTGAAAAAATCCAAAGATACAAGTTCTAGCAGTCCAGATGGCCAAGATGTTTTTCCATATTATTTCATTGAAGAACATTCCTGA
- the LOC124372288 gene encoding uncharacterized protein LOC124372288 isoform X1 has translation MYDYSWKKCLDGATEEKLTTSSGIPCFDTVKSHNQETDGTEFSTRLTMPVQRYTSSTLNMPKKRKSDLSQSSRQSLSKKKARSQETSDETERRRNEQVIRQEAVRHARTPEQASYLRLQHAHYMASRRATQARREEQAQRQASLRAAETPHQAEYRRQQHSMYIADQRGSETPEQFSYSIKSELVEVKQEDLSMEDEESSNKSLLLQPAEGISCNRTAEEKEGRLVGTAQTEEVVDIPFETVYCQEIFQKVEVKVENIEDCEPDMTNTTQPEEDDVFIEPEVLTYPSKKTSSHGLNSVPVEVKVENIEDCEPDMTITSQPEEDNVFIEPDVLTYPSKKTSSHGLNSVPVIMESVIGTEKKSSSRKTCAMTGCEVNQARSPGVHFFKFPVSRQEICEQWVASCGNEALGSLTKAALRAKLVCEKHFTNDSFTSTLKTRLKINAIPTTVETCSSPTTPLLEEVTSLPQSLKETPFTPPVCRTQSKTKSSLFNSPLQDPCTPLYKMYRRVKKRRLMPKKN, from the exons gTACACAAGTTCTACTTTAAATATGCCCAAGAAAAGAAAATCAGATTTGTCGCAAAGCTCAAGACAATCGCTTTCTAAAAAAAAAGCTCGAAGTCAGGAAACCTCTGATGAAACTGAGCGAAGGAGAAATGAACAGGTGATCCGACAAGAAGCTGTGAGACATGCCAGGACACCAGAGCAGGCATCTTATCTGCGGCTGCAACATGCCCATTACATGGCATCTCGAAGAGCGACTCAG GCACGTCGTGAGGAACAAGCACAGCGACAGGCCAGCTTGAGAGCCGCCGAAACACCACATCAGGCAGAGTACCGACGACAACAACACTCCATGTACATAGCGGATCAGCGGGGGTCGGAGACCCCGGAGCAATTTTCATATAG CATAAAAAGTGAGCTGGTGGAGGTGAAGCAAGAGGACCTATCTATGGAGGACGAAGAGAGTTCCAATAAATCATTGTTGCTTCAGCCTGCAGAAgg aattagCTGTAATCGCACAGCCGAAGAGAAAGAG GGGAGACTCGTTGGTACTGCTCAAACAGAAGAAGTAGTAGATATTCCTTTTGAAACGGTTTACTGCCAGGAAATCTTTCAGAAG GTGGAAGTAAAAGTTGAGAATATCGAAGATTGTGAGCCAGACATGACTAATACAACTCAACCTGAAGAAGACGATGTATTTATTGAGCCGGAAGTTTTAACATACCCCAGCAAGAAGACTTCCTCCCATGGACTGAATTCGGTTCCT GTGGAAGTAAAAGTTGAGAATATCGAAGATTGTGAGCCAGACATGACTATTACATCTCAACCTGAAGAAGACAATGTATTTATTGAGCCGGATGTTTTAACATACCCCAGCAAGAAGACTTCCTCCCATGGACTGAATTCGGTTCCT gTAATTATGGAGTCTGTGATCGGTACTGAGAAAAAGTCCAGCAGTCGCAAAACCTGTGCCATGACCGGTTGTGAAGTCAACCAAGCCCGTTCTCCTGgtgtgcatttttttaaattccctgtTTCCAGACAAGAGATTTGTGAGCAGTGGGTGGCCAGCTGTGGGAACGAAGCTCTCGGTTCTCTAACTAAAGCGGCACTTCGAGCCAAATTAGTGTGTGAAAAACACTTCACAAATGATAGTTTCACGAGCACTCTAAAGACAAGGCTAAAAATAAATGCAATCCCGACAACTGTGGAAACTTGTTCTTCTCCAACTACACCTTTATTGGAAGAAGTGACCTCGTTGCCGCAATCTTTGAAAGAAACGCCGTTTACCCCTCCTGTGTGTAGGACACAATCCAAAACCAAGAGTTCTCTTTTTAATAGTCCACTTCAAGACCCATGCACTCCACTGTACAAAATGTATAGAAGGGTAAAAAAACGGAGACTAATGCCAAAAAAAAACTGA